The nucleotide sequence GTATAAAGAAATTCAGGAATGGGTTAAACAACAGTACGGGTATACTCCAAAAACATGCTGGATTGCCCATATAAATGAGATTTGTGGACTTAATCCAAGGAGAGCACCAAACAGGCAGGGAGAGAGGAAAAATCCCTGTCCACCTGAAAAAATACAATACATCAAAAAGGCTTTTGAACATTTTAATTAAATATTAAAAAAAGATTGAATTTTCATTTTCCATCATAAAGGAGGCATCATGGATATAAGGCAGTTTGTTCTTGAGAAGGCACTAAGGGCTAGGGAGGCAGCAAGGAAATTAATGAATGCCTCCACAGAAAGAAAGAATGCCTGCCTTCTCAGTATGGCAGAGCTTATTAAGAAGGAGATGAATTTTATCATTGAAGAAAATAAAAAGGATGTTGACGGAGCTAAGGCTAAAGGACTGAGTTCAGCTCTTATTGACAGGCTCACACTGAATGAAAAAAGGATCAATGAAATATGTGCAGGTCTTATGGAGGTTGCCCAGCTTCCTGACCCTGTCTTTGAGATTACTAAGATGTGGAGAAGACCAAATGGAATGCTTGTTGGCAGGATGCGTACACCAATAGGATTAATAGGCATTATCTATGAGGCAAGGCCCAATGTTACAGTAGATGCCTCAAGCCTCTGTCTTAAATCTGGCAATGCAGTTATACTAAGGGGTGGTTCAGAGGCAATTAATTCAAACAGAGCACTCGTAAATATAATGAGAAAAGCATTAAACTCCACAGGTATTCCTGAAGATGCTGTAACATTCATTGATATTCCTGAGAGAGAGGCTGTAACGGAGATGCTCAAGCTTGCTGATATTATAGACCTCATTATTCCCAGAGGTGGAGAGGGCCTCATAAGAACAGTGACAGAAAATTCGAGAATCCCTGTTCTTAAACATTACAAAGGCGTCTGTCATGTCTTTGTTGACAGGGATGCAGACCTTAAGATGGCTGAAGAGATATGTTTTAATGCAAAGGTGCAGAGGCCCGGCACATGTAATGCAATGGAGACCATGCTCGTTGATGAAGTAATTGCAGAGATGTTTCTGCCCCGGATGCTCAGAAGATTTGAGGATGCAGGTGTTGAATTGAGGGGTTGTGAAAAGACAAAAAGGATTTATCCATCTGTCATGGATGTAAAGGAAGAGGATTATTACAGTGAATATCTTGCGCTTATTCTCAATGTTAGGATTGTTAAAGATATGGATGAGGCAATGGAGCACATAGCAAAATACGGCTCGAAGCATTCTGATGCCATTGTTACTGAAAATTATGAAAAGGCTATGAGATTCCTGAGAGAGGTAGATTCTTCTGCAGTATTTGTTAATGCCTCAACCAGGCTTAATGATGGTTATCAATTCGGACTCGGTGCAGAGATAGGTATATCCACTGATAAGCTTCATGCCCGCGGACCAATGGGTCTTGAGGAGCTAACATGTACAAAGTTTATAGTACTTGGAAGTGGACAGCTGAGGCATTAGTTTGTGCTTCATCCAAAAAATGAGGTACTTGTCAGGCAGATTTATTTTACAGGCATACAGGCACTGCCAGCTGTCTGCGGAAGCGGACTTTTCATAGGACTGATAATAATCCTTCTGATCACCTCACTAGCTGGTGCTGCCTCAGCCAGCACGGTCACTAAGATTCTCCTCTGGTTGAGTTTAAGAGAGTTTGGTCCCTTTTTTACAGGTCTAATTATACTTACAAGAAGTGGCACTGCCATATCAACAGAGCTTGCAACGATGAAATTAAACAGGGAGATCTTTTATCTTGAGGCAATGGGAATAAAAACAGAAGAATATCTTTTAAAACCAAGGCTTCAGGGAATCATTTTCTCATCCTTTGTATTGACCATTTACTTCCAGATTGTTACTTTATTTGGAGGCCTATATCTTGCAAGCCTTCTTAGCCATATACCTTTTTCAGAATATGGTGAGGCCATAATTGCAAACTTTTCCTTCAGGGATGTTTTTATATCCTTTTTGAAATCCATTGTATTTGGGATGGCAATAGCAGGGTTTTCCATATGGCAGGGTCTTTCTGTTAAAAGTAGTCCAACAGAGATACCTCAGAGGGCAACAAAGGCAGTTACAGGAGGACTATTTTCCCTCTTTCTGCTGGATGGTATAATAAACCTGCTCGTAACACTTTTAAAAAGCTCTTAACGAAGAGGAATCATGGTAATAGAGGCCTTCAGAATATCCGGTATTTATCTGAAAGACCTGAGTTTTCAGATCCAGGAAGGCTCCAGAGCGGTGTTCTTTTTCAGGCAAAGGGAAAGGGGTGAGGAGCTTTTCCATATGATACTCGGAATGAAGAAACCAAAAACAGGTGAATTGAGAATCCTTCAGATTAATCCAGCGAAGTTAAGCAGGGACGGTCTTATGGAACTGAGAAAGAAAACAGGGGTCATTTTTAAGGAGGGAGGTCTTATAAGTAATTTAAGGGCATGGGAAAATCTGATCCTTCCAGCCCTTTATCACAGAAGACTATCTGGCCAGGAGGTTAAAGAAAGAGGCCTTAAAATACTTGATCAACTTGGCTTCAGAAAGGAACCCATGAGCAGGATTGCAGAACTCTCTTTATTTGAAAAAGTCCTTCTCGGCATCGGCAGGGCCTTGCTACTTGAGCCCGAGATCATAATCCTTTATTCAGCCTTTGAAGGATTGAGCCTGTCTGATAAAGAGGCCCTGATAAAAGGTATTGATAGATTGAAACAAGAAAGAACAGCCCTTTTATATATCCTTCATTCAGGTGAAGATGTAGATCTTGTTGGAAAGG is from Thermodesulfovibrionales bacterium and encodes:
- a CDS encoding glutamate-5-semialdehyde dehydrogenase, with protein sequence MDIRQFVLEKALRAREAARKLMNASTERKNACLLSMAELIKKEMNFIIEENKKDVDGAKAKGLSSALIDRLTLNEKRINEICAGLMEVAQLPDPVFEITKMWRRPNGMLVGRMRTPIGLIGIIYEARPNVTVDASSLCLKSGNAVILRGGSEAINSNRALVNIMRKALNSTGIPEDAVTFIDIPEREAVTEMLKLADIIDLIIPRGGEGLIRTVTENSRIPVLKHYKGVCHVFVDRDADLKMAEEICFNAKVQRPGTCNAMETMLVDEVIAEMFLPRMLRRFEDAGVELRGCEKTKRIYPSVMDVKEEDYYSEYLALILNVRIVKDMDEAMEHIAKYGSKHSDAIVTENYEKAMRFLREVDSSAVFVNASTRLNDGYQFGLGAEIGISTDKLHARGPMGLEELTCTKFIVLGSGQLRH
- a CDS encoding ABC transporter permease is translated as MLHPKNEVLVRQIYFTGIQALPAVCGSGLFIGLIIILLITSLAGAASASTVTKILLWLSLREFGPFFTGLIILTRSGTAISTELATMKLNREIFYLEAMGIKTEEYLLKPRLQGIIFSSFVLTIYFQIVTLFGGLYLASLLSHIPFSEYGEAIIANFSFRDVFISFLKSIVFGMAIAGFSIWQGLSVKSSPTEIPQRATKAVTGGLFSLFLLDGIINLLVTLLKSS
- a CDS encoding ATP-binding cassette domain-containing protein; protein product: MVIEAFRISGIYLKDLSFQIQEGSRAVFFFRQRERGEELFHMILGMKKPKTGELRILQINPAKLSRDGLMELRKKTGVIFKEGGLISNLRAWENLILPALYHRRLSGQEVKERGLKILDQLGFRKEPMSRIAELSLFEKVLLGIGRALLLEPEIIILYSAFEGLSLSDKEALIKGIDRLKQERTALLYILHSGEDVDLVGKEYVIAGDQGD